The window CATTTCTACTTGCTCTTTAACACAATGTAGTCCGATAGAACATAAAATACTGTAtgcttagctccttctgctctataacaatctGGTAGATCAAACTGAGCCTTCAGCTTGATAGGTTAACTTTAGGCAACACTTTGATTTTTCTTGAGAAAAACTTTCCGTTTCATATTAGATTTTAATATAGCAGCACATTAGAACATCTTACCCCTGACATTTGTTTTCTCACATAGTAAACAGCTGGGGTGTGACAGGTCACTAAAATCTCAGGGTTACCGATAGAATAAAGCAAAGTCCACAAGGCAAATGTGATTGAGATTGAGATAAGATAATCATTATGACTGATCCATAATAaccattgaaggggttgtccagggaagAGCAAAAATGTGGAATGTGAttcccattttttctttttacaattacTTGGTACATATAGACTTCAGTGCCAAAGCACCTCACAGCCACATGATGACTGCAGCTAATCCCTGTTCTCTGCAGAAATACCTGCATACCTGGCACATGACCCATTAGGGCAGCAATTTTCTGCAGCAATCATATGGATATATGTAACCTCATCACTGCGGGACATCAGAGGGGATCAGTGTTGCAGTGAATTTGGGTagcaaagtaatttttttttaattttacaaaacGCCCACATCTTTAACCTGGACAAACCTCTGCGGTATATGAACCCTTAGTACTGCAAAGAACTTGATGGATTTACAATCATAAGGCAGGTTGAAatggtataaaaataatataataaatattcttTATATCTGATTTTTGGTAGATTCTAataaattgctaaaaaaaaatacaaatgagaAATGTAGGTCATAAGTGTAACAACAATTCAGCATTTTGATCAATGCTTATATACAACGCTGGTTCTGACAGATCCAAATGCTGGAGTGAGTGACAATCTAACATCTATTGGCCCAGGATCTATATGTTCCGGGTCATAAGTCATAGTTTTATTACGCACACAGCTCATGGGGATGCCAGAAGTTACTTTATGTCCACATTTTACAAATTATTTCACTATACAATCTTATAATTTTAGATATATATAGGTTGTTTTAATAGAATAAAATCCATATCTTTATTTTCTATACAATTCCCTGGTAGTCATTACAGGCCCGGAGCGGTGTATTATAAAATATGGGCTTCAGTTTTAGAAACCAAACATTTATTAACTGCAAAACTACTTGAGGTTATCACTTTCAGTAATTGGACCAATTACTCAATTATTTTACCAAATAACATAAAACTAGTTTGGTtgccaatcacagttcagctgtTTTGTCTTGAGAACAGTATAAGAAATGAaaactgcactgtgattggttactactgtTTTTGTGGCCACATGCTTTCCAGGGTGCACATGTTCCTGAGTCTAATGTGCCTGGAAAGAAGTGCTGTGAGGTTGAGGAACCCACACTGGCCACGGTGGTCACCTTGATTGAGCAAAGTGGATCCTGAGATTTCTTGGTATTTGTGAAACTGCCAAAGACAGGAAGTACCAGAACACTGCAGCACCCTGTCtctaaggggttttccagaattcatttaaagggaacctgtcatcagaaattggcctaataaaccactactattatgttgtcaagcagctgaactgcTTTTACATCATGTTTGTTTCATGGcacagcttggtggcatcatccagaaaatcaactttgaagtaagatgtttattgattgtataaagtcagggaggcggagagtttaacaatgaagtcaagctctccctgctctCCCACTTCCAGATATTTTACTGACATCTTGTTCCGGACTTAAGGGGATATTTGgatacaggaccatcaattaaagTGAAGGGGGCGTTCTGTTCTAAGACAGGGAAAGCTGAACCTCAATGataaactctccgccttcttgacttcataaaaccaatttacatctcacttcaaagttgattttctggataaagcCACAACaccgggccatgaaagaaacatcatttagaagctgctcagctgcttaacaacatactgctagtgttaCTATTAGgcctatttctgatgacaggttccctttaaatgtttttcttAAATTCAATCATATTAATAACCCATGCATTAGAATAGGTGCTGTAGTTGGCCACTACGCAGAGAACAGAGCTAGACTTCCAGCTCTTTTCTCTTCGATCGGATTCTCAATATCGGATCATCAATATTATGAACCCAGTAAACTCTTTTGGAAATGATTCAGATGGCAGAAATGCATTTATGTTTTACAGAGGGCCTCCAATACCCCAAACTAGGGGCACCATGCATCATAGGGATCTCTGATGCTCCTAGTTAAAATCATTTTACCTGCAGTTATGGATGGATGTCATGGATAGAATACTGTTGCCTTATTTTTCAGTTCCATAAAGAACCTTCGAGTGAATGTCTAACGTAACTCATCATATAGAATGGAAATATGATTTCCATATTATTTACTCACACAGCCATAAATAAACTATAAGATTCTgcttacctgcagccaccactagggggagctgaggaggTTACAGTATAAAATCATCTGTATACAGTTAATGCATAAAATTTATCTGCCTAATAAAAGATGGTGATTCCCATAAGGGTGGCCATATATGAAGTCATTCAAGAATCACTTCCCTGAATTGTACATGAGATTTGATTCAGGTCCAAATCtcattttgctttatttttcctGGAAACTGGTATATAACTTACCTAGTTCTCtaaaacacagttttttttaaataataataaaaaggtcctttattgttttgttaatttttatatGATATTTTGAATATTGAGTTTTTTACTAAAATGATAATAACGGAAGCCGAATGGACGCAGACCCTAACAGACAATAACAGAAAATCAAAAGTCCATTGTAATCTATGGATATTTTAACAGACCAGTTAGACATCTCTTATATCAAATTCCATTTAGTGCCTAAAAATTGGCAGATTCGTCCCAAacagatttgctcatctctatgaCATATCTTCACGTCTTCccttcaataatttttttttgctatgagCAATAGGAAGATTCATACTGATCTAACTATCAGGTTAGCTAAGACTTTAGGAAATCTATAGAAACACTTCTGACTCAAGGTGTTGCTTGTTGTGCCTCAAAGCGCAATTATTGAGCAAAAAGTGTCCCGTCTATGAGCCTCTTACAGGGGATAGAAAATAAACATATGACACTCTGGTACTATGCCGACCGACAAATACCGACATGTAAACGTGCTCTACCAATGAAGTAAAATACTTAATTTTTGACACATTCATCCAAAATAAGCTTCAATGGACCCCAGTGCCTGCATGCACAAGCAAAGTGCaattctaaaggaaatctaccatcaaaattcatcatgataaaccagggacacttactcatagatccaggcaccgtgactgtggtaatcttcttatatgtgttatccatggcctccttccttctaaaaccaacatttatgattatgttaatgagcctgaaggctcctaggggtgttactagtgcccctctgtgctgtagcctcacaggctgttagagTGCTTCTCTTCTACTCTCTCAGCAATTCCCCCCTTTCTCTGCCGGATGTAATATCATGGCAGCAGTGGAAATTTCAGCACATGGCGGGAGGGAGGAAGCGCtctggcacactgtaacagcctgtgaatctgcagcactgaggggctctggtaatacccctagaaccctttaggctcattagcataattataaaagtggtttttagaaggaagaaggccatggatcacaaatataattaatgcctggatctatgagtaagtgatttCCTGTGACAGTTCCTGCATATATTCTCCATGTAGGCACATGCATTTAGATGTTACATTTTTTGCTTGCTACACTGCAAATGCATGTAAGCCTTGGGGTCAAcaatctttacatttttcacttagAACATGGCGGAAAAAGATAATTGCAAAAATGTTAAACAATCATAACATGGTTGAAGGCAATCTATAGGTCCATATCCATCTATGAGCCTTCTTAGCAATGCATTGGAACAAATTCTATTATCAGTGGCTTAGCAACAGGGGTAGCAGCCGTAGCAACTAGAACAGGCCCTGGGAACTCTGGAGGCCCTAAGGTGACCCTAACCTATTACTCATTCCACTGCTGCTAGGTACAGTAGGTACCAATGCCCAATGTATCGGAGGGTGATCCTGGTATAACTAATATTCGTTTAGGGTGGGATTTTTAgctggatatggaccacaggaccaTCAAACGTGCATTAATAGTCTATGAATGACATCAAATCGAGACAAAAACAAACCGGAATTTGGCACTTATACTATGGAAGAACATATTTCTACCATATTTTACAGGCACCTGTTAAAAACAACTccaatgataggttccctttatgaTGTATATATTCTATCAGCTTCCTCATTTTACGTAGATAtttctatttttgcatttttttatcaCAAAAATTTTATGTATCAGTTGAGAACATCTACAATTACGGACGGAGCTTAAGCCCCACAATTTAGAAGATTTCACCCTTTCATTGCCTGTGTTGCCTCGCACGACAATGAAGAGGTTAAACTGCACACGGTACCACTACATTTTATACCCACtttgaacacttttttttttttatatataccaaCTTTAAATACAGAAAACTTCAAAACATATTTACTCCGTAATTTAGAAAGTTTCCGTTGTTTAGCAGCTAATGAGTTGGGGTAAGTCAGGGTCTGTCTTTTGCTGACTGGATGGTTTTTCGGGGGATATATTGGCAGAACTGCTTTCTTTTCTATTGTCTTTTATCTTTAGGTTGTTTAGACTCTTTCCGGTGATGACAGATATCGTAGTTTCTTCCTCTAGGAATTTGACCGTGGGTCCAGTAGAGAAGTGAGACTGAAAGATTCGGCCGTCAGTCAGTATAATATAACTATCTACTATGGCATTTTGAGGGTGCACCTGCTTACAAAAAAATCCATGCAACAGCAAAAGGAATTCCTTTTTCAAGCTTTTATGCATATATCCATAGATATACGGATGTATACAACACTGTAggaaaaagaggacaatgactaTAGATGTTACCCATTTAGGGATGATTGTACCGGCACAGGAGGAGACAATGCTCAGGACGCTATAAGGGCCCATACTGATTATGTAGGATGATAAAATAGCAAAGATAACCTTGGCTGCTTTGCAGTGATAGAGCGGTCTGTGATGACTTGTTTTGTCAAGTGCGTTTAATGCAGATGATCTTGTCCCTTCTGACCTGTCACATCCATTTGCCTGAACTGGGTGAACTAAGGCGTTTTGCCTCCTGGCAGCTCTGAACACCATCCCATAGCACGCCAACATAATGCTCACTGGCAAGATGAACGAAAATAAGGCGCTGAGCGTGGTGTACGAATAACTTGAAGCCCATAGTACTTTGCAATAGTGGCTTTGTAGATCAAATTCAACTTTGCCCCATCCGTATAGAGGAGGGGTGCTCTGGAGAACGCTGAGGATCCATGTGAAGAAGATGAGAAGACTTCCTCTCTTTGGGGTCATCTTGGTAGGGTAGGATAATGGATGGATTATGGCCAAGTATTTATCTACAGAAACCACTGTAATAGTATTCACTCCAGCAAATGCAAAGAGATGCATGAGCACCACCACTGCGCCACAGAGTCCATGTTCCAAAGGCCAAATATCTGGGAGGGAGGTAACAATGACACAAGGCATCACCAGGACTGTCTGCAGTAGATCAGCAACCAAAAGGTTGAAGATGAAGCGGTTGGCCACCTGGAGGAGCTGAGGCTTTCGATGGAAAACCACTAAAAGCATAATATTCCCAAACAAAGATAGGCATAGCAGTGATATGATGAGGGCTATCCTGAGGACTGTGTCCGGCATTGAGAGTGGTCCTTGATCTGCAGGGAATTGACTCTGGTTCCCAGTGGCCCTGCGTTCACTTAGCCTCTGCATGTTGAATGAGAGACCCTGATTACACCTCCATTTAGTATGGGGTGAGTGGTGAATGCATGCCGTAGCACAGAATGACAATGATGGGGCTTATTCTATACCTTCACAATTCATGGCACTCGTAGCGAGAGTTCCTCTGTGCATTCTGCGTCCATACATTATCCGTCTACCGCATCAGGGAGACGCATATTGGGTTAACAGAGACTTCACATGCTGCCAATTATCTAGATTTTCACTTCTTATCCAAAGAGGCCTATGTAAGGGAATACAGAAATGACAACACACGTTTTTGAGTGAAAAGCACAGATTTATGAATAGACCATAGTCAAGCTTAGAACCATCAGTGCACATCACAAATCTAGAATGATACATATAGGTAACGTCCCAGTGTTAAAGGGTATGCCTTGTGCCCAAATATAATACCCCCCTCCCTTTATACAATGCATATGAGATGGAGATAGAAAAAAACTGCAAGGGTCTTTTACCTGTTGATGAGCATTGTCTTATCCCCTGTGGTCCTGAGGAAGGTGATACAATGATAGATGTGTCTCCATGCCCCCTCCCCGTTGTGTCTATTTCTGTGGTTTGGACAGCTCAGTGCTGCTGGAGAGAAATcagccctctccctcctcctcctcctcctctccccctgtctttgcAGCCCTCCCCCCAATGATCCTTGCTTCAGCTATGGAGATGCTTATGTTGAGCAAGCAGAGGGAGCTGTACCAACACTGGCAGACTCATTTCTTTCAGAACCAGCCGATTGCTGCATtaaaacattttacatatttttcctTCTCTAATGACTTTCAATTTTAAATAATGAAGTTTGCAGGGATTCCACAAGCCCCTTGCGGTAGCCATTGTACAGTGCAGATTTGGTTAAACAATACGTCTCAATCtctgggagagagagagagatgctgcAAATGTCTGCCTAGACCCGGTTGAAAATATATGAGACATATTTACCAAATGTGCCCGATATGACACTATGACTAACTACATGTGACGTTCCGCCACTGAGCAGACACTCCAAAGCAAATAACTTATCACACATATTGCCATTAGGTTTACTCGTAATATAATAGCGAGTCGTTTGCATTGACAGCACCATCTCTGTTTTCATTTCATCTTCTCACAGATACCAACAAGCCTACAGATTATTACCGCACGTCAATCATCTCCACTGCCTGCACAAGACTTTTTATATTACTTAGCAGCAACGTTCCTGTTTTGGGTCTCCATTAGCTTATTCCTAATTGTAATCTGGTCCAAATAATGGAGAAAAATGATGCATTTGTGGTAAAATTCAAGAATGAGTTGTGGGAATCCAATTACATGTCACCATTGGATCgtgaatgtcttaaaggggttgtctcacaaTTGACTGATAAAATTCTGTAATGTAAAACCTAATTTTTAATTACAGTTATTAAAGTGCTCCTATGTCTAGATATTGCTGTTACATGCTTGTTATGAATGTCCACCTAAAAGTCCAGTGCTGGTGGTCACATATGCCCATGTAGTTCACCCAGACCACCCACAGCCGCTACAGTAATTCTTAATAGCCGATTTTGCCTTATTGTTAAAATTGTAACATTTTGCttgataattgtttttttaacacATTTAATATGTGAATAGGCAATAAATATTTGATCCAGGAGTGTGGACAGCAGTGACCGGAAGCCCCCAAATCCTGCAGAGGACCTCTTGGATTGACTTGTAAGTCATGATGTAAGTCAATGGAATGCAGGATGATTTCCATTGCATGCTCCATTGATTGCTAAGGGTCCTCTGGGATGTCTTACAGGACAAGCCGATCTAGGTAGTCTCAGACCACCTAGGAACCTGCAGTCACCCCTTCTGCCAATTGCTGGTGGTATCGTCATTCAAACCTCACAATCTAGACATCTGTTTCCCTGTCCTGTGGAATGGGAAAAAATCCATTGTATTATACAATCTTGATATTGGTTGACTATGAAGCACATAAAAATGCTGCTGGAAGATACAGTACAGGATGACTATTATTtgctaccttcaaaatcaagcatgtaaaaccagggacacttactcatagatccaggcactgtgactgtggtgatcatcttataattgttatccatggcctccttccttctaaaagaaacttttaaaataatgttcAAGAAGGGTTAACAAACCAAACAGAAACCTCAAATGGATGCATACAATGGtcaagaagggctctgggggcattaccagggcCCCTCAGTactgcaacttcacaggctgttacactgtctcacctccccctctgctccagagctcatttgcataattttaaaagttgattttaaaaggaagaaggtAATGGatgacacatataagaagattatattGCCTGCATCTATGATAAAGTGCTCTCTACTGATTTTAGTACCTGCACTTTCGACACTCATGCATTCTCAATGGGGAGAGGGTAGAAAATTGATGCCACACATTTTGATGGTGGCTCATCTTCCACGAAGAAAAAGGGATTAGACATGTTGAAATCAGCGATAAGTAGGCATGAGTGGACCCATTCAGGTCCCATAATGTCATCATGGAACGAAGTTCCTTGGGTAAATACTGGTAAGTATGCTCCACCAGAATCTATAGGGTAACACCTCTGGGGTGAGTTCCATTTTTATGGtcagtaacttttcaacaaactttgcatacatACATGTCACAACTTTGCTATATATGATTGTTAAgtaaagaaatatattttatataaaatttttCTTTCTATGTATCACTGCAGCTAAAAAGCTTAAGATTACATCAAAGTCTATGGAGAAGAGAAGGTCGGGGGTGTGAAATAGGGGGCACACAGTAGTTTCTGGAGCGAAATATGAAGTTTCTGTCTCACCCTGGGATGTTAAATACAGTAAGAAATAGAATGAGGGAACAGACTGATATGCTGAGAAGTGTACTCACCTGTACCCCCCTCCCCTTGTCCCTCACCACCCACTATTGTATCTTTGCTCTTGAGTAACCCTGATCAGTCCATGAGGCACTGTCCAGCAACATTTTCAGTAatattttgtgtaaaatatttaaaGAAGGGTACACTCGCCAATTCCCCACCACTTGCACAAATTATGGTGAAACATTTTAAGACCAAAGATGAAAAAGTTATAGTCCTAAGACCCTTTTCTTCTGAACCTTCATTCTAGGTTCTTGTAGTTGTATTTTGTCCAATGTCAATGCATCTTATTGCTGATTGGTGAACAAACCCCCGCGCCATTAGAGGAAGATGCAGTTACTATTTGGAGCGGACAAGCAGACCTGGTTCAGACTATTCCAAACTGAGCAGAACCTACATTGTACAATGCAGGGGTTGACCATTCATAATAAACTTTATGTGACCCTAATAGGATAATCCATATCATTATTGATCTAGTACAGTTCGCCAGTAGCTGCCGGAAGTTatgggtcacatgaccctccagcagcaggattccggacttcctgtgacatctcgtgtcctgctggcttcaggTGGATGAGAGGAGGCAGggtagcaatcactgtatacattccCCCTCCATGATCATTACTCTAATAACAGTGGTTAAGGGGCGTACCAAGGACATCCGCACACCCCACCAACTTCTAATAGGGGTGTGGTGATCACATAGGGATGGGGCATACAGTAATGGGCTGGTTATGAGTCCTGGTTATGAGGGGGTCACTCCCTGTGGCTGCtgacaaactttaccagggtaagtatgaTATAAGACCCTGCTATGGTCTTATACTCCCCTGTAAAAGCTTCTAATAACCAGTTTTCAAACTTCAATTCTATCATTTTGAAGCCTAGAAATGATTTCATTTCATACCTCAACCTTTATCAGCATAGTCACTCTATATGGACCGCTTTGTGGCTCTTCAGACACTTTTTATAAGGATTCCATCTCTGCTATGTCATATCACATCATATTACCTGAAACTACAACCTCCATCTATAGTCATTGAGGCATACTGAGAGTTGTAGTTGCACAATAGCCAGGGACTCAGAGGTTGCAATCCACTGCTGTAAAATATGATAACTACTTAAAAATGATCAATGTTATCTGTTACTACTATAGAAGGTTTTAGACTGAATGTCCTCCATCCATATTAACTATAGATTTAACGCTGAGATCTCCTATTCTGTCTACATCATATTCCAagctattatattatatgcagtaaTGCAATTATCAAAGATTACAAATAATAGTTTCTTTATAGGGCATTCATAAAAAGAAAAGGCGTAATCTTCTACTGTGTTCCACAATAATATGGGGCAATTCTATTCTAGTTAAtgcaaatcagagctcagcaatCATGTTAATACACTGCAGAGCATGATGAATCATTCCCATAGCAATGTTTGCACACCTACATATTGTGCCAGTGCTGATGTCGGGATTGTATTTTTAATTGAAGAGTCTGGTAAATGGAATTATTCTAAAACCTCGGCAATATTAGATTGTTTGTGGCTTAAAGACCACTGCCTTAAAATACCAGGATCAGGTAACAATGTAATTAGATCACAGTTGCCAACATAAGAATACAGTTTCCAGGGATACATTAAGGTTGGCCAGGCAAACCTGTGCACATCACATGCAAGCCATTTCCATGAATAGAAAGCTTCAGACACTGAAGCGTGACCACTGAACACCATCAGCACATGCCGCTGACATAATTGGAACTTTTATCATCTATATTttcatgtatgctgtatatatagtcaGCACATTTCTGGAGGACAATTCTTCCATTTTCAGATCAATGTCAATTACAATATCAAACATCAAAATATGTATAgcttaaaaaactataaaaaatatatagaaatgtgTACGCAGGTGACAACGCACCTATATCTGTATGTAACAATACACCAGGAAAAATTGCTTAATCCCCGTATATAACACTTATAAATCAGAAAACAAGAGAAGAAGAGGGGAAATGAATAAGGACTCAGATACAGTTAAATCATGAAAAAAGtacaaatatttattaataacaaAGTATTAGATAAAAACATGTGTGGAACAATAAAAGGAACACTGGCTGTAGGAGACAGAAGATCATATAGACCCGGCACTATGGAATACAGAGAGTAAATACTGCAGAGTCAGAGGCATATAAAAAACGTACTAAATAGAAAGCATTATAGCAATGACTATGCCTAGCAGGTTTAGCAGTGATAGAGTGTGATTGGCATATACATCATCAAATAACTAAGCTAGTCGTTGATTCTTAGCAACTAGCATAGCTAGAAAATGCCTAAATCTGTATCCATAATTACCTGGTCGCTGGTATTTCCAGCGACCAGGTAATTATGGATACAGATTTAGGCATTTTCTAGCTATGCTAGTTGCTAAGAATCAACGACTAGCTTAGTTATTTGATGATGTATATGCCAATCACACTCTATCACTGCTAAACCTGCTAGGCATAGTCATTGCTATAATGCTTTCTATTTAGTACGTTTTTTATATGCCTCTGACTCTGCAGTATTTACTCTCTGTATTCCATAGTGCCGGGTCTATATGATCTTCTGTCTCCTACAGCCAGTGTTCCTTTTATTGTTCCACACATGTTTTTATCTAATACTttgttattaataaatatttgtaCTTTTTTCATGATTTAACTGTATCTGAGTCCTTATTCATTTCCCCTCTTCTTCTCTTGTTTTCTACAATATCAAACACTCTGTAAGAGCGCGGAATAGTTATGTCTGTGCCCCTTTGTACCAAACTTCAATCGAGGAAGGTTTAATAGTTGCTAAAGATGACTGAATTATTCAAGATTTGCTTCATAgaacaaatttttcaaaagattccaTTTGGAATCTAAATCGATTTAGTCCAAATTGATGTTGCTCCAATAGTCCTGGGCGGGCACAGGTAGGTGGAgccccctgggtgcaaaatctgatgGGGGCTGTGACTGAATGTAGCCCAAACAGTGGTAGACATTATCATTAATATTGTATAGCTTATCCTCCTTACATGTTAGCCCAGTGGTATCAGTACTGACTACTAGCCCCAGTCTCCACGCCAGTCCTCTGCACTGCTGTTTCCCTGAGAGTACTCACTTTTTCTCtcacagattggggctcatttactaagggccacgcggaccgcactttcgtcggacatcccaatgatttccattttgcgtcgCTGGGGCAGggatttaaaaggttttttttgcgcacgcgatctgattttggtgcaat is drawn from Engystomops pustulosus chromosome 9, aEngPut4.maternal, whole genome shotgun sequence and contains these coding sequences:
- the GPR101 gene encoding probable G-protein coupled receptor 101, with amino-acid sequence MQRLSERRATGNQSQFPADQGPLSMPDTVLRIALIISLLCLSLFGNIMLLVVFHRKPQLLQVANRFIFNLLVADLLQTVLVMPCVIVTSLPDIWPLEHGLCGAVVVLMHLFAFAGVNTITVVSVDKYLAIIHPLSYPTKMTPKRGSLLIFFTWILSVLQSTPPLYGWGKVEFDLQSHYCKVLWASSYSYTTLSALFSFILPVSIMLACYGMVFRAARRQNALVHPVQANGCDRSEGTRSSALNALDKTSHHRPLYHCKAAKVIFAILSSYIISMGPYSVLSIVSSCAGTIIPKWVTSIVIVLFFLQCCIHPYIYGYMHKSLKKEFLLLLHGFFCKQVHPQNAIVDSYIILTDGRIFQSHFSTGPTVKFLEEETTISVITGKSLNNLKIKDNRKESSSANISPEKPSSQQKTDPDLPQLISC